The following proteins are co-located in the Paraphotobacterium marinum genome:
- a CDS encoding TldD/PmbA family protein, whose amino-acid sequence MDKPLSIDDAVTYVLDKAKNLNIEADIIAGGSQNFSLKSENNQLSEYKVTSSHSIGIRVIKDEKVATSYSESLFPKMLDEMLSQASESAEYSKIDSYQKLNNQTSHIVTPKEEIYQNDHTTTDEKINLALFLEDEMLSKEYCKSAPYNGYSNSTSNMIYANTYGAWCSHLEKSFSCYTSALLEHNSKQSMFVGVSTGRNFKELDPSFCIDHAYGMAKDLLEGTSIQTGHYSVIFDNSSLNQLFGAFGMCFSGESAMKGVNPWKEKIETTVASDLLSISDISYIKGGNAIKSFDDEGFASTDTKLIENGILNTFLHNSKTSKFFNVKNTFNAARSSKGGLSVGGQHMLIEAGKTTKQDICSGKYLEIVELQGVHSGADAVSGDFSFGASGFLCQDGKRLTPVRGITVAGNFYKMIQSIEAVGNELEFNYEKDFYAPKIRFDQLQIAGAE is encoded by the coding sequence ATGGATAAACCTTTAAGTATTGATGATGCTGTAACTTATGTTCTTGATAAAGCAAAAAATTTAAACATTGAGGCAGATATAATTGCAGGTGGTAGTCAAAATTTTTCATTAAAATCAGAAAATAATCAGTTATCTGAGTACAAAGTAACCTCTTCACATTCAATTGGCATTAGGGTTATTAAGGATGAAAAAGTTGCAACTTCATATTCAGAGTCTCTTTTCCCAAAAATGTTAGATGAAATGCTTTCCCAAGCCTCCGAAAGCGCTGAATATTCAAAAATTGACTCATATCAGAAACTCAATAATCAAACTTCCCATATTGTAACGCCCAAGGAAGAGATTTATCAAAATGACCATACTACTACGGATGAAAAGATTAATTTGGCATTATTTTTAGAAGACGAAATGCTATCTAAAGAATATTGCAAATCCGCACCGTATAACGGTTATTCAAATTCAACCTCCAACATGATTTATGCAAACACATACGGTGCATGGTGTTCACACCTTGAGAAATCTTTTAGTTGTTATACGTCTGCACTCTTAGAGCATAATTCAAAACAATCTATGTTCGTTGGTGTGAGTACTGGCAGAAACTTTAAAGAGCTCGATCCTAGCTTCTGTATTGATCATGCTTATGGTATGGCAAAAGACTTACTTGAGGGAACATCAATTCAAACTGGCCATTATTCTGTTATTTTTGATAATTCAAGCCTAAATCAATTGTTTGGTGCGTTTGGAATGTGTTTTTCGGGTGAATCAGCAATGAAAGGCGTCAACCCATGGAAAGAAAAAATTGAAACAACTGTTGCATCAGATTTATTATCAATTTCAGATATTTCATATATTAAAGGTGGAAATGCAATTAAATCTTTCGATGATGAAGGATTTGCATCAACAGATACAAAGCTTATCGAAAATGGTATATTAAATACCTTTCTTCATAACAGTAAAACATCTAAGTTTTTTAATGTGAAAAATACTTTTAACGCAGCAAGATCATCTAAAGGTGGTCTTTCAGTTGGTGGACAACATATGTTAATTGAGGCAGGTAAAACTACAAAACAAGATATTTGTTCAGGTAAATATTTAGAAATTGTTGAGTTACAAGGAGTCCACTCTGGAGCTGATGCGGTGAGTGGTGATTTTTCCTTTGGTGCGTCAGGATTTCTATGCCAAGATGGGAAACGTTTAACACCAGTTAGAGGAATAACAGTTGCCGGTAACTTTTATAAAATGATTCAATCAATAGAAGCAGTTGGCAATGAGTTAGAGTTCAATTACGAAAAGGATTTTTATGCTCCTAAAATTAGGTTTGATCAACTACAAATAGCTGGTGCAGAATAA
- the ylqF gene encoding ribosome biogenesis GTPase YlqF, with amino-acid sequence MTTIQWFPGHMHKAQKEIQEILPKIDLIIEILDARIPFSSNNPLISDFIKDKPLIKVLNKNDLADKKNIKQWCNYYNNENVQCIDMTTTDKIGIQALCPLAKKLVPRENYNIKPIKTMIMGIPNVGKSTIINFLAGRNVAVTGNQPAVTRQQQLINLGNGIHLLDTPGILWPKVENKNSGFRLAATGAIRDTAIDYQEVAFFLVDYLSANYQKLLLTRFELMPEDFSDPILTLEAIGRKRGCIQSKGRVNLHKASEILIHDFRNGKLGQISLETPEMIESELIETQKLIEKQKDEKIKKKEQRRKRYLKNKK; translated from the coding sequence ATGACTACTATCCAATGGTTTCCAGGCCATATGCATAAAGCTCAAAAAGAAATCCAAGAAATTCTCCCAAAAATTGACTTGATTATTGAAATTTTAGACGCAAGAATTCCATTCAGTAGCAATAACCCACTCATTTCAGACTTTATAAAAGATAAACCTCTTATAAAAGTTCTAAATAAAAATGACCTAGCTGATAAAAAGAATATAAAACAATGGTGTAACTATTACAATAATGAAAATGTTCAATGTATAGATATGACAACAACTGATAAAATCGGTATTCAAGCATTATGTCCGTTGGCAAAAAAATTGGTTCCTCGAGAAAACTATAACATTAAGCCCATTAAAACGATGATAATGGGTATTCCCAACGTAGGTAAATCAACAATTATAAACTTTTTAGCTGGACGGAATGTTGCTGTTACTGGAAATCAACCTGCTGTTACAAGACAACAGCAACTTATTAATTTAGGTAATGGTATTCACTTACTAGATACTCCTGGTATATTATGGCCTAAAGTTGAAAACAAAAACAGTGGATTTAGGCTTGCTGCAACAGGTGCAATACGTGATACAGCCATCGATTATCAAGAAGTTGCTTTTTTTCTTGTGGATTATTTAAGTGCAAACTACCAAAAGCTATTGCTGACTAGATTTGAACTAATGCCAGAAGACTTTTCAGATCCCATATTAACTCTTGAAGCTATAGGGCGAAAAAGAGGCTGTATTCAATCAAAAGGCCGAGTAAACTTACACAAAGCATCTGAAATTTTAATTCATGATTTCAGAAATGGAAAGTTAGGACAGATCTCATTAGAAACTCCAGAAATGATTGAATCTGAATTAATTGAAACTCAAAAGCTAATTGAAAAACAAAAAGATGAAAAAATAAAGAAAAAGGAACAGAGAAGAAAAAGATACCTCAAAAATAAAAAGTAA
- a CDS encoding DUF2750 domain-containing protein, whose translation MTTLTTDLDRNLDLFVQETSETKLVWGLCSPEEEWLIIDSIQYENAEVMPFWSSEKMALEHCVEEWSDFSPQSIPLDMFLQDWMVTFTEDETLVGLNWNLNLEGEELEPEMISRLFV comes from the coding sequence ATGACAACATTAACTACAGACCTTGATAGAAATTTGGATTTATTTGTTCAAGAAACCTCGGAAACTAAATTAGTTTGGGGATTATGTAGTCCAGAAGAAGAATGGTTAATTATAGATTCGATTCAGTATGAAAATGCCGAAGTAATGCCTTTCTGGTCCAGTGAAAAAATGGCGCTTGAACATTGTGTTGAGGAGTGGTCAGATTTTTCTCCACAATCAATACCTTTAGATATGTTTCTTCAAGACTGGATGGTAACTTTTACAGAAGATGAAACATTAGTTGGGTTAAATTGGAATTTAAATCTTGAGGGGGAAGAGCTCGAACCGGAAATGATTTCAAGATTATTTGTGTAA
- a CDS encoding Lon protease family protein, whose amino-acid sequence MDLHPLKLDELYKEANSSEWSFQSTKDIKPLNEIIGQDRAKQAVSFAMSIREKGYNIYAVGRNGLGKRTMVMRYLKNHHENKQERFDWCYIANFKNMRSPLALSLPIGKGQPFKTDIQDLMIKLVKSIPLAFENELYLSRVDKLKIELNSKQETEVNKIKIKAKKQNIELKLTQSGDYQFTALNGDKPHTEETFELLSEAEKNSFDEVITQLEGELRSLIRSLTEHEEKYSNKINELDIEITKAVLDKYFIDYEKKYTNQKDVIKYLEEMKDDIVKNLDLFTSESPQLTDSVNDVVEQKIPRRYQVNLLVANQKEHYPIIIEDNPHYHSLFGYIENSTFKGTVFTDFTLIQAGNLHKANGGVLLMDANKVLERPYVWDGIKRSLRTKSLNFSSLEREVTLTGTVSLDPEAIPLNVKIILFGDYQTYNLLQQYDPEFHELFQVMADFEDEMDRNINNEYKYAQFISSIVKDNQLLDCDQSAIKKIIEHSARKTGDQNKLSLHSAEIASLLREVNYWAQTEKANIISESHVLMALKSQELRASKIKDEILNNIKKEITLLDLEGYKVGQVNALSVMSTPNFSVGAPSRITATISFGEGEIIDIERDVELGGNIHSKGVMILTAFINSLFGKNKKVPLKTSLAFEQSYYGVDGDSASIAECCAILSSFSNIPLRQDIALTGSMNQFGYVQAIGGVNEKIEGFYNACHIKNTGRKHGVIIPKSNQHNLMLNEDVRQAVKNKQFFVYPVEHISEVIDMMMSESFEQKISCSNHLNDNLMAKIFSNIDEISKLSEVK is encoded by the coding sequence ATGGATTTACACCCCCTGAAACTAGACGAGTTGTACAAAGAAGCAAATTCTTCTGAATGGAGCTTTCAATCAACTAAAGATATTAAACCTCTTAATGAAATAATTGGGCAAGATAGAGCAAAGCAAGCCGTATCATTTGCTATGTCAATAAGAGAAAAGGGTTATAATATCTATGCCGTAGGAAGAAATGGCTTAGGTAAAAGAACCATGGTAATGAGGTATCTCAAAAATCACCATGAAAATAAACAAGAACGTTTTGATTGGTGTTACATAGCCAATTTTAAAAATATGCGATCGCCTTTAGCTTTAAGTTTGCCAATAGGTAAAGGGCAACCTTTTAAAACAGATATTCAGGATTTAATGATCAAGTTAGTTAAATCCATCCCTTTGGCTTTTGAAAATGAATTATATTTATCAAGAGTTGATAAATTAAAAATTGAACTTAACTCTAAACAAGAAACAGAAGTTAATAAAATAAAAATTAAGGCCAAAAAACAAAACATTGAATTAAAACTCACGCAATCTGGTGATTATCAATTTACAGCATTAAATGGAGATAAACCTCATACAGAAGAGACCTTTGAGTTATTGAGTGAGGCAGAAAAAAATAGCTTCGATGAGGTGATTACCCAGCTCGAAGGAGAACTTAGATCTCTCATAAGATCATTAACTGAGCATGAAGAAAAGTACTCTAATAAAATTAATGAATTAGATATTGAAATTACTAAAGCCGTTTTGGATAAATATTTCATAGATTATGAAAAAAAATATACCAATCAAAAGGATGTTATAAAATATCTAGAAGAGATGAAGGATGATATCGTCAAGAATCTCGATTTGTTTACCTCAGAGTCACCTCAATTGACAGATTCTGTGAATGATGTGGTAGAGCAAAAGATCCCGAGGAGATATCAAGTAAACTTGCTTGTTGCCAATCAAAAAGAGCATTACCCTATTATTATTGAAGATAACCCACATTATCATAGTTTATTTGGTTATATTGAAAACTCTACTTTTAAGGGTACTGTTTTTACCGACTTTACATTAATTCAGGCGGGTAACCTTCACAAAGCCAATGGTGGCGTATTGTTGATGGATGCTAATAAAGTCCTCGAGAGACCATACGTGTGGGATGGGATAAAACGTTCACTGAGAACAAAGTCTCTAAATTTTAGTTCGCTAGAAAGAGAAGTCACTCTAACAGGCACTGTATCTCTTGATCCTGAAGCGATCCCTTTAAATGTAAAGATTATTTTATTTGGTGATTATCAAACATATAATTTACTACAGCAATATGATCCTGAATTTCATGAATTATTTCAAGTTATGGCCGATTTTGAAGATGAAATGGACCGAAACATCAATAATGAATATAAATATGCTCAATTTATATCGAGTATTGTAAAAGATAATCAGTTATTAGATTGCGATCAATCAGCCATCAAAAAAATAATTGAGCATAGTGCTAGAAAAACAGGAGATCAAAACAAACTTTCGCTCCACTCTGCGGAAATTGCTAGCTTATTAAGAGAAGTCAACTATTGGGCACAAACAGAAAAGGCGAATATTATTTCTGAAAGCCATGTTTTAATGGCATTAAAAAGCCAAGAGTTGAGAGCAAGTAAAATAAAAGATGAAATATTAAACAATATCAAAAAAGAAATTACTTTATTGGATTTAGAAGGTTATAAAGTAGGGCAGGTTAATGCTCTATCGGTGATGAGCACACCCAACTTTTCTGTCGGAGCACCAAGTAGAATAACAGCAACTATTTCTTTTGGTGAAGGTGAAATAATAGATATCGAAAGAGACGTAGAGTTAGGTGGTAATATCCACTCTAAAGGGGTAATGATTTTAACCGCGTTTATTAACTCTTTATTTGGAAAAAATAAAAAAGTCCCACTTAAAACATCGCTGGCATTTGAACAGTCTTATTATGGCGTTGATGGGGATAGTGCCTCTATTGCTGAGTGTTGTGCGATATTATCGAGCTTTTCCAATATTCCGCTACGTCAGGATATTGCCTTAACAGGTTCAATGAATCAATTTGGCTACGTTCAGGCTATAGGTGGTGTAAATGAAAAAATTGAAGGTTTTTATAACGCCTGTCATATTAAAAATACTGGTCGAAAACATGGAGTCATTATACCAAAATCAAACCAACATAATTTGATGTTAAATGAAGACGTTCGACAAGCAGTAAAAAATAAACAATTTTTTGTCTATCCTGTAGAGCATATATCTGAGGTTATAGATATGATGATGTCTGAATCTTTTGAACAGAAAATTTCCTGTAGTAATCATTTAAATGATAACTTAATGGCAAAGATATTTTCTAATATAGATGAAATTAGTAAACTTTCTGAAGTTAAATAA
- a CDS encoding MFS transporter — protein MILKYLKEKNQLSFLLWTAAATALAFTGWRVLLNNFAVDFIGMNGQTIGIQQSLREVPGLLAFTILFWLLFIKEQSLMLISISLMGLGVALTGFLPTVYGFYFTTVVMSFGFHYAQVLNSSLAYQFFEKENFNALNGKVRSSSAFFAIISFIIIIVMFNFFHLSYKVVYIVSGILAFLIACYLFTFPKFLNGREKQKKKIIIKREYSLFYWLQFLSGARRQIFVVFASLLLVAKFNFSVTHMAILFMITQLMTMFIAPYIGKVIDVFGEKKALHIEYFLLVIIFIAYAYNSSGTVASFLYVLDNLVFALSLALNGYFKKIASYEDLTSSSSVTFTINHIAAVFLPFALGYVWMSSIKEVFLIAASIAFVSLLSSFLIKINKEESTLQSAIKY, from the coding sequence ATGATATTAAAATATCTGAAAGAAAAAAATCAGCTGAGTTTTTTACTATGGACTGCAGCTGCTACAGCTCTTGCTTTTACTGGTTGGAGAGTTTTATTAAATAATTTTGCTGTAGATTTTATTGGCATGAATGGTCAAACCATAGGTATTCAGCAGAGCTTACGTGAGGTACCTGGATTACTAGCCTTCACTATTCTTTTTTGGTTGTTATTTATAAAAGAACAATCTCTAATGCTCATTTCAATTAGCTTAATGGGGCTAGGGGTCGCCTTAACTGGATTTTTACCTACAGTGTATGGCTTTTATTTTACAACGGTTGTAATGTCATTTGGTTTTCATTATGCGCAAGTATTAAATTCTTCTCTTGCATATCAGTTTTTTGAAAAGGAAAACTTTAACGCTCTAAATGGAAAGGTGCGTTCTAGTAGTGCTTTTTTTGCGATCATTTCTTTTATTATCATCATAGTGATGTTTAATTTTTTTCATTTGAGTTATAAAGTTGTATATATTGTTTCAGGTATTCTTGCTTTTTTAATTGCCTGTTATCTCTTTACTTTCCCAAAATTTTTAAATGGCAGGGAAAAACAGAAGAAAAAAATTATCATTAAAAGAGAATATTCACTTTTTTATTGGCTTCAATTTTTAAGTGGTGCACGACGACAAATTTTTGTTGTTTTTGCTTCCTTATTATTGGTTGCAAAATTTAATTTTAGCGTAACACATATGGCTATTTTATTTATGATTACACAACTAATGACTATGTTTATTGCCCCATATATTGGTAAAGTCATTGATGTATTTGGTGAAAAAAAAGCATTACACATTGAATATTTTTTATTGGTCATCATATTTATAGCATATGCTTATAATTCATCAGGTACAGTTGCTAGTTTTCTATATGTTTTAGATAATTTAGTGTTTGCATTATCTTTAGCTCTTAATGGCTATTTTAAAAAAATTGCATCATATGAGGATCTAACCTCATCTAGTAGTGTGACGTTTACTATCAATCATATAGCGGCTGTTTTTTTGCCATTTGCTTTAGGTTATGTTTGGATGTCAAGTATAAAAGAAGTTTTTCTGATAGCTGCTTCAATAGCATTTGTTAGTTTACTGAGTTCATTTTTAATTAAAATAAATAAAGAAGAAAGTACCTTACAATCAGCTATTAAATATTAA
- a CDS encoding YceH family protein, whose amino-acid sequence MKKLNNIQLRIIGSLIEKEYTTPDYYPLTLNSLLNACNQKSNREPVLNLKESDLDNELEKLESLKLVQIDDASRAKKFRQRFCSSPFGYLNTTPAESSILCVLFLRGPQTPGEIKNRSQRLYEFKNLTEVEETLSNMSQIENNMIVMLPKLPGKREQRYMHNFSEEPFLNESSDNIIAIDNDFPDNPEIEIKSLKNKLEVIKSQIYDIESRLDYLERKL is encoded by the coding sequence ATGAAAAAATTAAATAATATACAATTAAGAATAATTGGTTCTTTAATTGAAAAAGAATATACAACACCGGATTATTATCCACTAACTTTAAACTCACTATTGAATGCTTGTAATCAAAAAAGTAATAGAGAGCCAGTTTTAAATTTAAAAGAAAGTGATTTGGACAATGAGCTTGAAAAATTAGAAAGTCTTAAATTGGTTCAAATAGACGATGCTAGTCGAGCTAAAAAATTTAGACAAAGATTTTGTAGTTCACCTTTTGGTTATTTAAATACAACGCCTGCTGAAAGTAGTATTTTGTGTGTTTTATTTCTTAGAGGCCCACAAACACCAGGTGAAATTAAAAACAGATCTCAAAGATTATATGAATTTAAAAATTTAACAGAAGTTGAAGAAACCCTCTCTAACATGAGTCAAATAGAAAATAATATGATTGTTATGCTTCCTAAGCTACCTGGAAAAAGGGAGCAAAGATATATGCATAATTTTTCAGAGGAACCTTTTTTAAATGAATCCTCTGATAATATAATCGCGATAGATAATGACTTTCCAGATAATCCAGAAATTGAAATAAAAAGCCTAAAAAACAAGCTAGAAGTAATAAAATCACAAATTTATGATATTGAAAGTAGATTAGATTATTTGGAAAGAAAGCTTTAA
- a CDS encoding SMP-30/gluconolactonase/LRE family protein translates to MLKSLMYVVFCFFVSLFSNFLFAKSFVHQNPTIINGNFGFVEGPVWDKKNKRFLFSDIPNNKIYALNPKTKKLSIYDENSGYANGLDFDKQRNLWSARHDRKLSYQNEGGKKIIVASLFNGKLLNSPNDLAIKSDGSIWFTDPPFGIQGYGPKKAKSEQGFNGVYRYKNGNLSLVTSELKIPNGIAFSLDESKLYVADSSNGWVYQFDIHGKKVTNKLKFVQVTGSKGSKPFVDGIAIDAHDNLFAATTGGVRIFNKKGQKLDFIKIKAKHVSNIAFGGSDNKLLLVTAFDKIYLYKML, encoded by the coding sequence ATGCTTAAATCTCTTATGTATGTTGTGTTTTGTTTTTTTGTTTCTTTATTTTCAAATTTCCTGTTTGCTAAATCTTTTGTACACCAAAACCCAACAATCATAAATGGAAATTTTGGTTTTGTTGAAGGGCCTGTATGGGACAAAAAAAATAAACGCTTTTTATTTTCAGATATTCCAAATAATAAAATATATGCTTTAAATCCGAAGACTAAAAAGTTAAGTATTTATGATGAAAATTCAGGATATGCGAATGGACTTGATTTTGATAAGCAAAGAAATCTTTGGTCTGCACGTCATGATCGCAAACTATCATATCAAAATGAAGGTGGAAAAAAAATAATAGTTGCATCTTTATTTAATGGGAAGTTACTTAATAGTCCCAATGACTTGGCGATTAAAAGTGATGGTAGCATATGGTTTACGGATCCTCCATTTGGCATTCAGGGGTATGGTCCTAAAAAAGCAAAATCAGAACAAGGCTTTAATGGCGTATATCGTTATAAAAATGGGAATTTAAGCTTAGTTACGAGTGAATTAAAAATTCCTAATGGTATCGCTTTTTCATTGGATGAATCAAAATTATATGTTGCGGATTCATCAAATGGATGGGTCTATCAATTTGATATTCATGGAAAGAAAGTTACAAATAAATTAAAATTCGTTCAAGTAACTGGTTCTAAGGGCTCTAAACCATTTGTAGATGGTATTGCAATTGACGCACATGATAATCTTTTTGCTGCCACAACAGGAGGTGTGAGAATTTTTAACAAAAAAGGACAGAAATTAGATTTTATTAAAATTAAAGCCAAGCATGTAAGTAATATAGCTTTTGGTGGTTCAGACAATAAACTCTTACTTGTAACTGCATTTGATAAAATTTATTTGTATAAAATGTTGTAA
- a CDS encoding gamma-glutamylcyclotransferase family protein: MYIFAYGSLVNQFSRSFTYKVEDAIPVIVDGFIRSWSELSYSKAGISPLVAHKGEGTCNGVLIPVSEEHLHFFDLRERNYKRVRVSSSQILTLNKLPLPLKKTIWIYIEDKVNLTQKSTHSFIFQTYLDTVLAGFLSISVKFANFFMHSTSGWKPIHNDRLNPLYSNYDSNSKMQIKLIDQVINDFKMI, encoded by the coding sequence TTGTATATTTTTGCTTATGGGAGCCTAGTAAATCAATTTTCGCGGTCCTTCACATATAAAGTCGAAGATGCAATTCCAGTGATTGTTGATGGTTTTATTCGCTCTTGGAGTGAGCTGAGTTATTCAAAAGCAGGAATATCACCTTTAGTGGCTCACAAAGGTGAAGGGACTTGTAACGGTGTTTTAATTCCAGTTTCTGAAGAACACTTGCATTTTTTTGATTTAAGAGAAAGGAACTATAAGAGAGTGAGAGTCTCAAGTAGTCAAATTTTAACTTTAAATAAATTACCTTTACCTTTAAAAAAAACAATTTGGATTTATATTGAAGATAAAGTTAATTTGACACAAAAATCAACGCACTCATTTATTTTTCAAACTTATTTAGATACAGTATTAGCAGGGTTTCTTAGTATATCCGTTAAATTTGCAAACTTTTTTATGCATTCGACTTCGGGATGGAAGCCGATTCATAATGACAGATTGAATCCACTTTATTCAAATTATGATAGTAACTCAAAGATGCAAATAAAGTTGATTGATCAAGTTATAAATGATTTTAAAATGATTTAA
- a CDS encoding TldD/PmbA family protein, whose translation MLSPAIAKDVIDHAMFLGADFAELFVEQSRTHSIELISNEIDKINGGIDFGIGIRLFFGTKVLYGYTNSTDKKELLKIVDILTAKDRKNLQLESVSFNFMKGSNLHEVSQPLHQSNNLESKLSFLHLMNQSARSESNKINQFIGRVAQKEQDIEIFNSTGLHVNDNRNYIRLAATAIAQDGGQQSTGFEGPGAMAGWEFHTHIDPKYLAAQVSKQALIKLNAAVCPSGELPVVIGNGFGGVIFHEACGHLLETTSVAKKASVFYDKLDETIANSVVNAVDDGTIANKWGSINIDDEGLKSQKTQLIKDGVLTSFLVDKMGGIKTGYQPTGSGRRESYKFAPTSRMRNTYIESGDSSFEEMISSVEKGIYAKKMGGGSVQPGTGEFNFSVQEAYLIENGKISKPLKSATLISTGPEVLKEISMVGSDVEYSAGMCGSSSGTVPVTVGQPSLKVNKILVGGGNE comes from the coding sequence ATGTTAAGTCCTGCAATTGCTAAGGATGTTATCGACCACGCCATGTTCTTAGGAGCTGATTTTGCAGAATTATTTGTTGAGCAAAGCCGCACTCATTCGATAGAGCTCATTTCAAATGAAATTGATAAAATTAATGGTGGGATTGATTTCGGTATAGGTATTCGACTTTTTTTTGGCACTAAAGTTTTATACGGTTACACAAACAGTACTGACAAAAAAGAACTGTTGAAAATAGTAGATATACTTACTGCTAAAGATCGAAAAAACTTACAGTTAGAAAGCGTATCCTTCAACTTTATGAAAGGCTCTAATCTTCATGAAGTTTCTCAACCTCTTCATCAATCAAATAATCTCGAAAGTAAGTTAAGTTTTTTGCATTTAATGAATCAAAGTGCAAGGTCTGAAAGTAATAAAATCAATCAGTTTATTGGAAGAGTTGCTCAGAAAGAACAAGATATTGAAATTTTTAATTCAACTGGCCTTCATGTCAACGATAATAGGAACTACATCAGACTCGCAGCTACTGCGATAGCTCAGGATGGCGGGCAACAATCCACAGGCTTTGAGGGCCCTGGAGCCATGGCAGGTTGGGAGTTTCATACTCACATTGATCCCAAATATCTAGCTGCTCAGGTATCTAAGCAAGCTCTTATAAAGCTTAATGCTGCAGTTTGTCCTTCAGGCGAGTTGCCTGTAGTAATTGGTAATGGCTTTGGTGGTGTTATTTTCCATGAAGCCTGTGGACATTTGTTGGAAACAACTTCTGTTGCTAAAAAAGCTTCTGTTTTTTATGATAAGTTAGATGAAACTATTGCTAACTCAGTAGTAAATGCCGTCGATGATGGAACAATTGCCAATAAATGGGGCTCTATTAATATCGATGATGAAGGATTAAAATCACAAAAAACACAACTGATAAAAGATGGCGTTCTTACTAGCTTTCTTGTTGATAAAATGGGTGGTATTAAAACTGGATATCAACCTACAGGATCAGGTCGAAGAGAGTCTTACAAATTTGCACCGACCTCTCGGATGAGAAATACTTATATTGAATCGGGTGATAGCTCCTTTGAAGAAATGATATCTTCTGTTGAAAAGGGAATCTATGCAAAAAAAATGGGAGGCGGATCTGTACAACCTGGAACAGGTGAATTTAATTTTTCTGTTCAAGAAGCATATTTAATTGAAAATGGTAAAATATCAAAACCTCTCAAGTCAGCAACGTTAATAAGTACAGGGCCAGAGGTTTTGAAAGAAATTTCTATGGTCGGGTCAGATGTCGAATACTCTGCTGGAATGTGTGGTTCATCAAGTGGAACTGTTCCTGTCACGGTGGGTCAACCATCTCTAAAAGTCAATAAAATTCTTGTCGGTGGAGGTAACGAATAA
- a CDS encoding GGDEF domain-containing response regulator, with the protein MKILLIDDVYLERLHLSIRLKKIGHEVSLLSSGIEIKEKIEYFEPDLILMDINMPDINGIDLTKWIRRKFKDWIPIIFLSSYQQPNIIEKAIIAGGDDYLIKPVNRTVLASKILAMERIAIMRTKLKNKNIQIEEMNNRLQKQANEDPLTGLFNRRFLNHKVVEFLNIHERNQLTFVLIMIDVDYFKKYNDFYGHIKGDQCLTQIANELNLLFSRKDDIVARFGGEEFIILLGNTNLEQGINQCQRIKEHFRKLNISHEKSFLDKRLTLSQGLICVDPNIIIDSNIIYNLVDIKLYEAKKNGRNTYAY; encoded by the coding sequence ATGAAAATTTTATTGATCGACGATGTTTATCTTGAAAGATTACATCTGTCTATACGATTAAAAAAAATTGGACATGAAGTCTCATTATTAAGTTCTGGGATAGAGATAAAAGAAAAAATTGAATATTTTGAGCCAGATTTAATTTTGATGGATATCAATATGCCTGATATAAATGGCATAGATTTGACTAAATGGATTAGAAGGAAGTTTAAAGATTGGATCCCTATTATTTTTCTTAGCTCTTATCAACAGCCCAATATAATTGAAAAAGCCATTATTGCAGGTGGCGATGATTATTTAATAAAGCCCGTAAATAGGACGGTCCTAGCTTCAAAAATTTTAGCTATGGAAAGAATCGCTATTATGCGGACTAAGCTTAAAAACAAAAACATACAAATTGAAGAAATGAATAACCGTTTGCAAAAACAGGCTAATGAAGATCCATTAACAGGATTATTTAACAGAAGATTCTTAAATCATAAAGTTGTAGAGTTTTTAAATATTCATGAAAGAAATCAACTTACATTTGTGTTGATAATGATTGATGTAGACTACTTTAAAAAATATAACGACTTTTATGGGCACATCAAAGGTGATCAGTGTTTAACTCAAATTGCAAACGAATTAAATTTATTGTTTTCAAGAAAAGATGACATTGTTGCTAGATTTGGAGGTGAAGAGTTTATTATTCTCCTTGGAAATACTAACTTGGAACAGGGCATTAATCAGTGTCAGAGAATAAAAGAGCATTTCAGAAAACTAAATATATCTCATGAGAAATCATTTTTAGATAAAAGACTTACCCTAAGCCAGGGTTTAATATGCGTAGACCCTAACATTATTATAGATTCAAATATCATTTACAATTTGGTTGATATTAAATTATATGAGGCTAAAAAAAATGGAAGAAACACATATGCTTATTAA